The DNA sequence GCCGAGGGAATGGTTCCCCCGGCCTCCAGCTGTCTCGTCAGCGCGGCATACGATATTTTGTTGTTGGTCTGCGGAAGTGGGGACGTTGGCTTGTTAAATCCCGCCGCCGTCCACATACCCGACCTTGTTGAGCCGGATCTTCTCGCTCTTGTCCACCTGGATCACCCGGCCGTCCTGCACCACCAGGGTCACCGTGCCGAAACGGATCGAGCTCAGCGCC is a window from the Oryzomonas sagensis genome containing:
- a CDS encoding YezD family protein, producing MSSIRFGTVTLVVQDGRVIQVDKSEKIRLNKVGYVDGGGI